Proteins encoded within one genomic window of Carassius carassius chromosome 22, fCarCar2.1, whole genome shotgun sequence:
- the LOC132098579 gene encoding uncharacterized protein LOC132098579: MQKDAEVDDDEEDMDALDASDHIEYHDASTILNEDSGMEYQLPPHQRCACHLLNLVATTDASLAEAMNDTYKRLFRAKFAKCQDIWNKTGRSHLASEMVEDKCGLQIIRPNATRWNSTCLATERIIRIIDEKGEDSIRGVCDELKVKMLSPAEVAFLREYSITMKPLMKASNILQSESSVYMAYLKLYKYKKHTEGFLPSTI, translated from the exons ATGCAGAAAGATGCAGAGGTAGATGACGATGAAGAAGACATGGATGCTCTTGACGCAAGTGACCATATTGAGTATCATGATGCAAGTACAATCCTTAATGAAGACTCTGGTATGGAATATCAACTACCCCCTCATCAACGATGTGCATGTCACTTGCTAAATCTTGTGGCAACAACTGATGCTTCCCTTGCAGAGGCCATGAATGACACCTACAAGAGGCTTTTTCGTGCAAAATTTGCAAAATGCCAGGACATTTGGAACAAAACTGGGCGATCTCATTTGGCTAGTGAAATGGTAGAGGACAAGTGTGGGCTACAGATCATTCGCCCCAATGCAACACGTTGGAATTCCACCTGTCTTGCCACTGAAAGAATTATACGCATCATTGATGAGAAAGGTGAAGATTCCATTAGGGGTGTATGTGACGAACTCAaggtgaaaat GTTGAGTCCTGCAGAAGTTGCATTCCTCCGGGAGTATAGCATCACCATGAAGCCACTGATGAAAGCTTCAAACATCCTCCAGTCCGAGTCCAGTGTttacatggcctacctgaaattatataaatataaaaagcatacagaaggaTTTTTGccgtctacaatttag